Proteins from one Chlorogloeopsis sp. ULAP01 genomic window:
- a CDS encoding carboxypeptidase-like regulatory domain-containing protein, translating to MLKKSLVVSSCLLAAIALRWQIIITPATANTPVITSETQKNSNESNLITVGITVGKRNMIPSMLVRGKENGTEAIDFENWLLPYEAVIKALKLNVTTLADGQLEVRSSGVVTRIDPKKLRTDSELGLVFSIADLQTLFGVAGKFDIQEYAIVLEIPWLNQSSQQAELTDTPIVLEGLPHFKPGSLNIAAVEQKVNASSTTSSSTNYRGDFLAVGTVAGGSWFTRVNQQDLQNQQTWNIAEAEFLRQTNRTDYFVGSHPTFWQSQESGNYWGFTFIERQGFVPTQPFGGGLSDPRQRLQAAQIGRTITGEAKPGTLVRLMPAFGDRVITEVLVDSSGIYRFENIKSDNQFFGGNYRVLLYPEGRLTAQPEIREATFSTVLGQIPAGAFAWVGSGGWERKFAGNESFLGEFSEFRGGIAGRFGLSENLTVGVGGVYDESLQGLAEVFYRPTNFPVQVAVSALGGSEFDVIADIRYEPSSKFSAVFTNDFLSNRFNVNWNLFSGFSLFATTDSRDATAGGVQLNFSGKNFFTFARTSLDTENHLRWNLLQRLGKMELNQQGSEIGTFSELSYNFSQGGITGNSLLLNYETRNLNDDDNLLSLGWRYRSPQRVIDGNYLWEAQLGYGIGSQGNGIVAFVGTTVLPGMMVRGRYQGISLTSDQPTFSIDLVSNLNLQGGIAPGDMRSNYFRTQGGLLIQPFFDRNNNGKHDAGEKVYTDNLGTMLVVNNKPIQSWQPDIKGDRAYVRLAPGAYRLDLDPAGFPPDWQTATDSLAIDVVAGSYTPVMIPLIRSYTRSGVVTDIQGNAVAGARLEAMEADTGKRKFSFTNSAGVYYLEGLQQGDYELLINGKLAGSLKLEDSSEAFQELNFKQP from the coding sequence ATGCTAAAGAAATCACTGGTAGTTAGTAGTTGCTTGCTAGCAGCGATCGCTTTGAGGTGGCAAATAATTATCACACCAGCAACAGCCAATACTCCTGTTATCACTTCCGAAACCCAAAAAAACTCAAATGAATCCAACCTCATCACTGTAGGTATAACTGTGGGTAAACGGAATATGATCCCCAGTATGTTGGTGCGGGGAAAAGAAAATGGAACCGAAGCAATTGATTTTGAAAATTGGCTTTTGCCCTATGAAGCAGTAATTAAAGCATTAAAATTAAATGTTACTACTTTAGCAGATGGTCAATTGGAAGTGCGATCATCTGGAGTTGTTACGCGTATCGATCCGAAAAAACTTCGCACTGATTCAGAATTAGGGTTAGTATTTTCGATTGCAGATTTACAAACACTGTTTGGGGTAGCAGGGAAATTTGATATTCAAGAATACGCTATTGTCTTGGAAATACCTTGGCTAAACCAATCCAGCCAGCAAGCCGAATTAACAGATACTCCCATAGTTTTAGAAGGATTGCCACATTTCAAACCAGGGAGTTTGAACATAGCAGCAGTTGAACAAAAAGTTAATGCTAGCAGTACCACTAGTTCCTCAACCAATTATCGAGGAGATTTTCTTGCTGTTGGTACAGTTGCAGGTGGTTCATGGTTTACTCGTGTCAATCAACAAGACTTACAAAATCAGCAAACCTGGAATATTGCAGAGGCAGAATTTCTGCGACAAACCAACCGAACAGATTATTTTGTTGGTTCCCATCCAACTTTTTGGCAAAGTCAGGAATCTGGGAATTACTGGGGTTTTACCTTCATTGAACGCCAAGGTTTTGTTCCTACTCAACCCTTTGGGGGTGGTTTATCAGATCCGCGCCAACGTTTGCAAGCAGCCCAAATTGGACGCACAATTACTGGTGAAGCAAAACCAGGTACTTTAGTGCGGTTAATGCCAGCTTTTGGTGACAGGGTAATTACCGAAGTTTTGGTAGATTCTTCCGGCATTTACCGTTTTGAGAACATCAAAAGTGATAATCAATTCTTTGGTGGTAACTATCGTGTCTTACTTTATCCCGAAGGACGACTGACAGCACAACCCGAAATTCGGGAAGCGACATTTTCTACAGTCTTAGGACAAATTCCCGCAGGTGCTTTCGCCTGGGTTGGTTCTGGTGGGTGGGAACGGAAATTCGCTGGAAATGAAAGTTTTTTGGGTGAATTCTCTGAGTTTCGAGGTGGAATAGCTGGACGTTTTGGTTTATCAGAAAACTTAACAGTAGGGGTAGGGGGAGTGTATGACGAATCTTTGCAAGGATTAGCAGAAGTATTTTATCGTCCGACAAATTTTCCTGTACAGGTAGCAGTTTCAGCACTTGGAGGCAGTGAATTTGATGTAATTGCAGACATTCGTTATGAGCCATCTTCTAAGTTTAGTGCCGTATTTACGAACGATTTTCTTTCTAATCGTTTTAACGTTAATTGGAATTTGTTTTCTGGTTTTAGCTTATTTGCCACTACTGACAGTCGCGATGCTACTGCCGGTGGGGTACAACTTAACTTTAGCGGTAAAAATTTCTTTACCTTTGCCCGTACTAGCTTAGATACAGAAAATCACTTGCGCTGGAACTTATTGCAACGTCTCGGCAAGATGGAACTGAACCAGCAGGGCAGTGAGATTGGTACTTTTTCGGAATTAAGCTACAACTTCTCTCAAGGTGGTATTACCGGAAATTCACTGCTTTTAAATTACGAAACTCGCAATCTCAATGACGATGATAATTTGCTTTCCTTGGGTTGGCGATATCGTTCCCCACAACGGGTAATTGATGGTAATTATCTGTGGGAAGCGCAACTAGGCTATGGAATTGGTTCTCAAGGTAATGGCATTGTCGCCTTTGTTGGAACAACAGTACTACCAGGCATGATGGTGCGGGGGCGTTATCAAGGTATTTCCCTGACTTCCGATCAACCAACTTTCAGTATTGATTTAGTGTCTAACTTGAACTTGCAAGGTGGTATTGCACCAGGGGATATGCGTTCTAACTACTTCCGTACCCAAGGTGGTTTGTTGATTCAGCCCTTTTTTGATCGCAACAATAACGGTAAACATGATGCAGGCGAAAAAGTTTATACAGATAATTTGGGGACAATGTTGGTAGTGAATAACAAACCAATTCAGTCTTGGCAACCAGATATAAAAGGCGATCGCGCTTATGTACGTCTTGCACCAGGAGCATATCGCCTGGATCTCGATCCTGCTGGCTTCCCACCTGATTGGCAAACTGCTACTGATTCCTTAGCTATTGATGTAGTTGCTGGTAGTTACACTCCTGTCATGATACCGCTCATCCGCTCCTACACTCGCTCTGGAGTTGTTACAGATATCCAAGGTAATGCTGTTGCTGGTGCCAGACTAGAAGCTATGGAAGCAGATACAGGCAAACGAAAATTTTCTTTTACTAACAGTGCGGGAGTGTATTATCTGGAAGGTTTACAACAAGGTGACTACGAATTGCTAATTAACGGTAAATTAGCTGGGAGTTTAAAACTTGAAGACTCTTCAGAAGCATTCCAAGAGTTGAATTTTAAGCAACCATAA
- a CDS encoding P pilus assembly protein, chaperone PapD, whose protein sequence is MVRNTWLLKAVFGACFSSLILFSGKASAQMSVSPLVIEAKADRGQAQSIITITNTSNTPSRVRVYAEPFTYSRDTGFQTLPTSSANNLTPYLQFSPRELTIKPGESRRVRLIGRLAPNLAEGEYRAVVFNETLNESKDSAGNNVTLATRIGVTFYVRKGNLAPKLAVDNASFNTRQKQIQLLVRNSGKATVRPSINWILRRGGTVVKTGKVDATAVVAESDRNLLFNYPGKENLTPGQYQLSGELLWGEDSNKSKLPFNVNLTIPKSTTASEKK, encoded by the coding sequence ATGGTTCGTAATACTTGGCTGTTGAAAGCTGTTTTTGGGGCTTGTTTCTCTAGCCTAATTCTGTTTTCCGGTAAAGCTTCTGCACAAATGAGCGTTTCTCCGTTAGTCATTGAAGCTAAAGCTGATCGCGGACAAGCCCAGAGTATAATCACAATCACAAATACTAGCAATACCCCCTCTCGCGTGCGTGTCTACGCCGAACCTTTCACTTATAGCCGAGATACAGGATTTCAAACTCTGCCTACCAGCAGTGCCAATAATCTTACTCCATATCTGCAATTCTCACCGCGTGAATTAACTATTAAACCAGGAGAAAGTCGACGGGTACGTTTGATCGGTAGATTAGCCCCCAATCTTGCTGAAGGTGAATATCGAGCTGTTGTGTTCAACGAAACTCTGAATGAGTCTAAGGATAGTGCTGGCAATAATGTTACTTTGGCAACACGCATCGGTGTGACTTTCTATGTCCGTAAAGGTAATCTTGCTCCGAAATTAGCGGTAGATAATGCTAGTTTCAATACACGGCAAAAGCAAATTCAGCTATTAGTTCGCAACAGTGGTAAAGCTACTGTTCGTCCCAGCATCAATTGGATTTTACGTCGTGGAGGAACCGTTGTTAAAACTGGTAAAGTAGATGCGACTGCTGTTGTTGCCGAAAGCGATCGCAACTTATTATTTAATTATCCTGGCAAAGAAAATCTTACACCCGGTCAATATCAACTTAGTGGTGAGTTGTTATGGGGTGAGGATAGCAACAAAAGTAAGCTCCCATTTAATGTAAATTTGACGATTCCAAAATCCACTACTGCCTCAGAAAAGAAATAA
- a CDS encoding N-acetylmuramoyl-L-alanine amidase has product MRYGIDIGHNCPPDTGARGIKFEDNLTLDVGNRVIAKLKALGHQVIECKPTSASTVGDSLRKRCAKANASNIDVFVSIHFNAFNRQANGTEVFAASDAGRKIAKSVLNEIVKLGFFNRGVKNGSHLYVVKNTDMTAILVEGCFVDSQKDMALYNPEAMANAIVKGLTGQLPDNTPVEPVEDEEQNPDVTIQRLQKALNRLKITDKDGKPLVEDGANGPKTRSAIEKFQRIVDIRQTGTADQNTWNAINQILAKRIIRVNHAGGVAIRYLQYRLAVDMDGVYGPQTEAAVKKYQQQNGLTADGIIGPITWQKLIG; this is encoded by the coding sequence ATGAGATATGGAATAGACATCGGGCATAATTGTCCTCCAGATACTGGAGCCAGAGGGATAAAATTTGAAGATAATTTGACTCTTGATGTTGGTAATCGAGTAATAGCAAAGTTAAAAGCATTAGGGCATCAAGTTATTGAATGCAAACCAACAAGTGCCAGTACGGTAGGAGATTCTCTCAGAAAAAGATGTGCAAAGGCTAATGCCAGTAATATCGATGTTTTTGTATCCATTCATTTTAATGCTTTTAACCGTCAAGCTAATGGCACAGAAGTCTTTGCAGCTAGTGATGCAGGTAGAAAAATAGCTAAATCTGTATTAAATGAAATAGTCAAATTAGGCTTTTTTAATCGTGGTGTAAAGAATGGCAGTCACTTATACGTAGTTAAAAATACAGATATGACTGCAATTTTAGTCGAAGGGTGCTTTGTTGATTCGCAAAAAGATATGGCTCTATATAATCCAGAAGCTATGGCGAATGCGATCGTCAAAGGCTTAACTGGACAATTACCCGACAATACTCCTGTTGAGCCGGTAGAAGATGAAGAGCAAAATCCAGACGTCACAATCCAGAGACTACAAAAAGCTCTAAATCGACTGAAAATCACTGACAAAGATGGTAAACCTTTAGTAGAGGATGGAGCGAACGGCCCCAAAACGCGATCAGCTATAGAAAAATTCCAGAGAATTGTAGATATTCGGCAAACTGGAACCGCAGATCAAAATACATGGAATGCAATTAATCAAATACTGGCGAAACGAATAATTAGAGTCAATCACGCAGGTGGTGTTGCAATCAGATACTTGCAATATCGTCTAGCTGTTGATATGGATGGTGTCTATGGGCCACAAACGGAAGCAGCTGTAAAAAAATATCAACAGCAAAATGGATTGACTGCTGATGGAATTATTGGCCCCATCACATGGCAGAAATTAATTGGTTAG
- the bchH gene encoding magnesium chelatase subunit H: MKRIVLIAGFESFNADLYRKAADLAIASCPELDIRVFSDRDITSKRAEVEAALSGADVFFGSLIFDYDQVLWLRDRLANIPTRLVFESALELMSFTKLGAFSIGDKPKGMPKPVKFILDKFSQGREEDRLAGYISFLKIGPKLLKFVPVQKVQDLRNWLVIYGYWNAGGPENVAALFWTLAEKYLGLKVGDIPPPVETPNMGLLHPDYQGFFASPREYLEWYQSQVSKNITPPTAPLSLIRRGEGVRSNPVIGILLYRKHVITKQPYINQLIRRFEEAGLIPLPIFINGVEGHVAVRDWMTSDYEMQQRKLGNVEIASLANEAVKVDAIVSTIGFPLVGGPAGSMEAGRQVEVAKRILSAKNVPYIIAAPLLIQDIYSWTRQGIGGLQSVVLYALPELDGAIDTVPLGGLVGENIYLVPERVQRLIGRVKTWINLRRKPVNERKIAIILYGFPPGYGAVGTAALLNVPRSLLKFLQALKEQGYAIADLPEDGEELIRAVKEADEALNDAQTETFPASVNVRTLEKWLGYLRTSRIEKQWQSLTGTGIKTYADEFHIGGVQLGNIWIGVQPPLGIQGDPMRLMFERDLTPHPQYAAFYKWLQNEFQADAVVHFGMHGTVEWLPGSPLGNTGYSWSDILLGDLPNLYIYAANNPSESILAKRRGYGVLISHNVPPYGRAGLYKELVALRDLISEYREDPKKNYLLKEAICKKIVDAGLDADCPFEDAKRLGIPFTPENIRMFSAHAFNDYLVNLYEYLQVLETRLFSSGLHTLGEAPNQEEMAAYLEAYFENEPQRRKEDELEIQQLLMQTTDELTNLLRGLNGEYVPPAPGGDLLRDGAGVLPTGRNIHALDPYRMPSPAAYARGQEIGQKIISQHLEEHGDYPETVAVMLWGLDAIKTKGESLGILMELVGAEPVKEGTGRIVRYELKPLAEVGHPRIDVLANLSGIFRDSFVNVIELLDDLFQRAAQADEPEEQNFIRKHALALKAQGVENVSARLFSNPAGDFGSLVNDRVNDGNWESGDELGNTWQSRNAFSYGRQDKGQARPEVLKTLLQKCDRIVQEIDSVEYGLTDIQEYYANTGGLKKAAEKVRGKKVTANFVESFSKDTTPRKLDDLLRMEYRTKLLNPKWAEAMATQGSGGAFEISQRMTALIGWGGTADFTDNWVYDQAADTYALDPEMAERLRKTNPEAFRNIVGRMLEAHGRGFWQASEDKLQKLRDLYELTDEELEGVTI; encoded by the coding sequence ATGAAACGTATCGTCTTGATTGCAGGATTTGAATCTTTCAACGCCGACTTGTATCGAAAAGCGGCTGATTTGGCGATCGCTAGTTGTCCGGAGTTGGATATTCGGGTATTTAGCGATCGCGATATTACCAGTAAGCGGGCTGAAGTAGAAGCAGCACTGAGTGGTGCTGACGTATTTTTTGGCAGCTTAATATTTGACTACGATCAGGTGTTGTGGTTGCGCGATCGTCTTGCTAATATTCCCACTCGTCTTGTCTTCGAGTCAGCATTGGAATTGATGAGTTTCACCAAACTGGGAGCCTTTAGTATTGGTGATAAACCTAAAGGAATGCCCAAACCCGTGAAATTTATCCTTGATAAATTCAGTCAAGGGCGAGAAGAAGATAGACTTGCAGGTTATATAAGTTTTTTAAAGATAGGGCCAAAACTCTTAAAATTTGTGCCAGTGCAAAAAGTTCAAGACTTACGCAACTGGCTAGTTATTTATGGTTACTGGAACGCCGGTGGGCCGGAAAATGTAGCTGCACTATTCTGGACACTGGCAGAAAAATATTTAGGTTTAAAAGTCGGTGATATTCCCCCGCCTGTTGAAACCCCCAACATGGGATTACTTCATCCCGATTATCAAGGGTTTTTTGCATCGCCACGTGAGTATTTGGAGTGGTATCAAAGCCAAGTTTCCAAGAACATCACCCCGCCTACGGCACCCCTCTCCTTAATAAGGAGAGGGGAGGGGGTGAGGTCAAACCCAGTTATTGGCATTCTCCTCTACCGCAAGCACGTCATCACCAAACAACCCTACATTAATCAGCTAATCCGCCGTTTTGAGGAAGCTGGGCTAATCCCCTTACCTATTTTCATTAATGGTGTAGAAGGACACGTTGCTGTCCGTGACTGGATGACAAGCGACTACGAAATGCAACAACGTAAACTAGGGAATGTAGAAATTGCCTCTCTTGCCAATGAGGCAGTGAAAGTTGATGCGATCGTCTCAACTATTGGTTTTCCCTTAGTCGGGGGGCCTGCTGGTTCTATGGAAGCGGGACGGCAAGTAGAAGTAGCAAAACGTATCCTCTCTGCTAAGAATGTTCCGTATATTATTGCTGCACCTCTTTTAATTCAAGACATCTACTCTTGGACGCGTCAAGGAATTGGTGGACTGCAAAGTGTCGTTTTATACGCTTTGCCTGAACTAGATGGCGCAATTGACACTGTTCCCCTTGGTGGCTTGGTAGGAGAAAACATTTATTTAGTTCCAGAACGGGTACAACGCTTAATTGGCAGAGTAAAAACCTGGATTAACCTGCGACGCAAACCTGTCAATGAAAGAAAAATAGCGATTATCCTCTATGGATTTCCCCCTGGTTACGGTGCGGTGGGAACAGCTGCATTGTTGAATGTACCGCGCAGTCTCTTGAAATTCCTCCAGGCACTCAAAGAGCAAGGCTACGCGATCGCTGATTTGCCTGAAGATGGGGAAGAGTTGATTCGTGCAGTCAAAGAAGCGGATGAAGCTTTAAATGACGCACAGACAGAAACCTTCCCCGCGTCAGTAAATGTCCGCACCCTCGAAAAATGGCTAGGATATCTCCGCACCTCGCGCATTGAAAAGCAATGGCAATCTCTTACCGGTACTGGGATTAAAACCTATGCCGATGAATTTCACATTGGTGGTGTGCAGCTGGGAAACATCTGGATAGGTGTGCAGCCGCCATTGGGCATCCAAGGCGATCCGATGCGCTTGATGTTTGAGCGAGATTTAACTCCCCATCCCCAATACGCTGCTTTCTACAAATGGTTGCAAAATGAGTTTCAAGCTGATGCTGTAGTTCACTTTGGTATGCACGGCACGGTAGAATGGTTGCCGGGTTCGCCTTTGGGAAATACAGGTTATTCTTGGTCTGATATTTTGTTGGGAGACTTGCCTAATTTATATATATATGCGGCAAATAATCCTTCTGAATCGATTTTGGCGAAGCGTCGTGGTTACGGGGTGTTAATTTCCCACAATGTACCACCCTATGGTCGAGCAGGTTTGTATAAAGAATTAGTGGCGCTACGGGATTTAATCTCAGAGTATCGAGAAGATCCAAAAAAAAATTATCTTTTAAAAGAAGCTATTTGTAAAAAGATTGTTGATGCTGGATTAGATGCCGATTGTCCATTTGAGGATGCTAAACGTTTGGGCATTCCTTTTACTCCGGAAAATATCAGGATGTTTAGTGCTCATGCTTTTAATGATTATTTGGTGAATTTGTATGAGTATTTGCAAGTTCTAGAAACTCGCCTGTTTTCTTCTGGATTGCATACCTTGGGTGAAGCACCGAATCAGGAGGAGATGGCGGCGTATTTGGAAGCTTATTTTGAAAATGAACCGCAAAGACGCAAAGAAGATGAATTGGAAATTCAGCAGTTGTTAATGCAAACTACAGATGAATTAACAAATCTATTACGTGGATTAAATGGAGAGTATGTTCCGCCTGCGCCTGGTGGCGATTTGTTACGGGATGGGGCTGGTGTGTTGCCTACGGGTAGGAATATTCATGCCTTAGATCCTTATAGAATGCCTTCTCCGGCAGCGTATGCACGGGGTCAAGAAATTGGTCAAAAAATTATCTCTCAACATCTGGAAGAACACGGTGATTATCCGGAAACTGTAGCGGTAATGCTATGGGGATTGGATGCGATTAAAACTAAGGGTGAGTCTCTCGGTATTCTGATGGAGTTGGTTGGTGCTGAACCTGTGAAGGAAGGTACAGGAAGAATTGTTCGGTATGAATTAAAACCTTTGGCAGAAGTGGGACATCCTCGTATTGATGTGTTGGCAAATTTGTCGGGAATTTTCCGCGATAGTTTTGTGAATGTGATTGAGTTGTTGGATGATTTGTTTCAACGAGCAGCCCAGGCGGATGAACCAGAGGAGCAGAATTTTATTAGAAAACACGCTTTAGCTTTGAAGGCGCAAGGGGTGGAAAATGTATCGGCAAGATTGTTTTCTAATCCGGCGGGTGATTTTGGTTCTTTGGTAAACGATCGCGTCAATGATGGTAACTGGGAATCTGGTGATGAGTTGGGCAATACTTGGCAAAGTCGCAATGCTTTTAGTTACGGTAGGCAAGATAAGGGACAAGCTAGACCAGAAGTACTAAAAACATTGTTGCAAAAGTGCGATCGCATTGTCCAAGAAATTGACTCGGTAGAATACGGTTTAACCGATATTCAGGAGTATTACGCCAATACAGGTGGTTTGAAGAAAGCGGCAGAAAAAGTTCGCGGCAAAAAAGTCACAGCCAACTTTGTGGAAAGTTTCTCGAAAGATACTACACCCCGCAAGTTAGATGATTTGCTGCGGATGGAGTATCGTACCAAGTTGCTGAATCCCAAATGGGCAGAAGCAATGGCAACCCAAGGCTCTGGTGGTGCTTTTGAAATTTCTCAACGGATGACGGCATTAATCGGTTGGGGTGGAACTGCGGATTTTACTGATAATTGGGTATACGACCAGGCAGCAGATACGTATGCTTTAGATCCAGAAATGGCAGAGAGGTTGCGCAAGACAAACCCGGAAGCGTTCCGGAATATTGTGGGAAGAATGTTAGAAGCGCACGGGCGCGGTTTTTGGCAAGCGAGTGAGGATAAGTTACAAAAGTTACGCGATTTATATGAGTTAACAGATGAGGAATTGGAAGGAGTGACAATTTAA
- a CDS encoding alpha/beta hydrolase gives MQIFLLLNRLSGWKFTTLLSKTVALGVGASVLLSSTNANAAEQVVLKYGNFRGPVSVKELTQFVETGKTTPILKAYLQTAKQDPALARKALTAGIKADPGFLNSVMSSWAGPILVSQVGEVVRPPDKPLDKQALHSALSASISQSGEVTLLGAIRNYPHASVEIHGDRLIPVYERLSNLAKIF, from the coding sequence ATGCAAATTTTTCTACTTCTGAATCGACTAAGCGGATGGAAATTTACGACATTGCTTAGTAAGACAGTAGCTTTAGGAGTGGGCGCTAGTGTTTTACTCTCAAGTACTAATGCTAACGCTGCTGAACAGGTAGTTTTAAAGTATGGTAATTTTCGGGGGCCAGTCTCTGTTAAAGAATTAACTCAATTTGTAGAAACTGGCAAGACTACCCCCATACTAAAAGCTTATCTGCAAACCGCCAAACAAGACCCTGCATTAGCTCGAAAGGCTCTGACGGCAGGAATCAAGGCCGATCCTGGCTTTTTAAATAGCGTCATGTCCAGCTGGGCAGGGCCAATTTTGGTCAGTCAAGTTGGTGAGGTAGTTCGTCCTCCTGATAAACCATTAGACAAGCAAGCACTACATTCCGCCTTGAGTGCATCTATTAGTCAAAGTGGTGAAGTTACCTTACTCGGAGCTATTCGTAACTATCCTCATGCTTCAGTGGAGATACACGGCGATCGCCTGATCCCTGTTTATGAACGATTAAGTAACCTTGCGAAAATTTTCTAA
- the argF gene encoding ornithine carbamoyltransferase, which yields MAALSGRDLLSLADLSSQEVQELLQMATQLKSQQLRLRCNKVLGLLFSKASTRTRVSFTVAMYQLGGQVIDLNPNVTQVSRGEPVQDTARVLDRYLDILAIRTFAQQELEIFADYAKIPVINALTDLEHPCQVLADLLTVQETFGSFAGLTLTYVGDGNNVANSLMLGCALVGMNVRVATPNGFEPSTEIVAKARAIANNKTQVILTHDAEAAAKGANVLYTDVWASMGQEAEADDRMPIFQPYQINEHLLSLADSEAIVLHCLPAHRGEEITDDVMEGSHSRVWDQAENRMHVQKALLASILEAE from the coding sequence ATGGCAGCGTTGAGCGGACGAGATTTATTAAGTCTAGCAGACCTCAGTTCTCAAGAGGTTCAAGAACTCCTGCAAATGGCAACTCAGTTAAAATCTCAACAGTTGAGGTTACGGTGTAATAAAGTTTTGGGGCTGTTATTTTCTAAAGCTTCCACTAGAACACGAGTGAGTTTTACTGTCGCGATGTACCAACTGGGTGGACAGGTAATAGACTTGAATCCTAATGTGACACAAGTAAGTCGCGGTGAACCAGTGCAAGATACAGCGCGGGTTCTAGATAGATATTTAGATATTTTGGCAATTCGCACTTTTGCCCAGCAAGAGTTAGAAATTTTTGCTGATTATGCCAAAATCCCTGTAATTAATGCTCTCACCGATTTGGAGCATCCCTGTCAGGTTTTAGCAGATTTATTGACAGTTCAAGAAACTTTTGGCTCTTTTGCTGGATTAACCTTGACTTATGTAGGCGATGGCAATAACGTCGCCAATTCCTTAATGCTGGGTTGTGCTTTGGTGGGAATGAACGTTAGAGTAGCCACGCCCAATGGATTTGAGCCAAGCACAGAAATTGTTGCAAAAGCAAGAGCGATCGCAAATAATAAAACACAAGTAATTCTCACTCACGACGCCGAAGCAGCAGCAAAAGGTGCAAATGTACTTTATACTGATGTTTGGGCAAGTATGGGGCAAGAAGCAGAAGCAGATGACCGGATGCCTATCTTCCAACCCTATCAAATCAATGAACATCTGTTGAGCCTTGCTGATTCAGAAGCGATTGTTCTACATTGCTTACCAGCCCATCGTGGCGAAGAAATTACCGATGACGTCATGGAAGGTTCCCACTCACGAGTTTGGGATCAAGCGGAGAATCGGATGCACGTTCAGAAGGCATTACTTGCTAGTATTTTGGAAGCAGAGTAA
- the lexA gene encoding transcriptional repressor LexA, producing the protein MERLTEAQRELYEWLAEYIREHQHSPSIRQMMQAMNLKSPAPIQSRLEHLRTKGYIEWNEGKARTIRILRSLKQGVPILGTIAAGGLIEPFTDAVEHLDFSNFSLPSQTYALRVAGDSMIEDSIVDGDLVLLRPVPEPDQLKNGTIVAARVDGYGTTLKRFYRQGDRVTLKPANPKYNPIEVPAIQVQVQGSLIAVWRSYD; encoded by the coding sequence ATGGAAAGACTAACGGAAGCGCAAAGAGAACTTTACGAATGGCTGGCAGAATATATTCGAGAACATCAACATTCGCCTTCAATTCGGCAGATGATGCAGGCGATGAATTTAAAGTCGCCAGCGCCAATTCAAAGTCGTTTGGAACATTTACGAACTAAAGGATATATAGAATGGAATGAAGGAAAGGCACGCACGATTAGAATTTTGCGTTCCTTAAAACAAGGTGTACCGATTTTAGGTACAATTGCTGCTGGTGGTTTAATTGAACCCTTCACCGATGCTGTCGAGCATCTAGACTTTTCTAATTTTTCCCTACCTTCCCAAACTTATGCTTTGCGGGTAGCGGGGGATAGCATGATTGAAGATTCTATCGTTGATGGAGATTTGGTATTGTTACGTCCAGTGCCAGAACCAGATCAACTCAAAAATGGTACGATTGTTGCCGCCAGAGTAGACGGATATGGTACCACACTCAAGCGATTTTATCGTCAAGGCGATCGCGTTACCCTCAAACCTGCTAACCCCAAGTACAATCCTATTGAAGTACCTGCTATACAGGTGCAAGTTCAAGGTTCCCTAATTGCAGTCTGGCGCAGTTACGACTAA